CGAACCCGTTCAACCCGGAAACAGTCATCAGTTATCAGTTGTCAGTCGCGAGTAATGTGAAGCTGGAAGTGTACAATGCGATTGGAGTGAAAGTCGCGACGCTTGCTAATGGAAAACAGGATGCAGGAGTATACGACGTGACGTTCGATGGAGCTGGATTTGCGAGCGGAGTGTATTTCTATCGCATTGTCGCAGCAGGGGACGGCGGACAGACGTTCGTCTCGACAAAGAAGCTTATACTGATGAAGTAAGATTGGGATTCTCTTTCAAGAGAATCTTCCGAACGTCTTTTCCCGAAGGGTCCTGCGGCCAACGCCGGCGCGCTCTCCCAAATCAAACCGTCGTTGCGAAGTCGGCCCGCTCCTCCGGACGGACGCGGTTGAGTGCCTTACGATGCCGACCATGCGCATCCAGAATGTATGGGGTTGCTTCGTCGTCCGCCCCAAACACATTTGGACGGACTTCTCGCAACGACGAATCGCGCAATTACGCAACGCGGGCATGAAGTCCGGTCCGAAACCAATTTATATGCCCGAATGGCGCCCATGGCGATCACCCGCGGCTACAAGAGCGAACGGCGCGGCTGTCTCCCATTGTCATTCCCGTCACCGCCCTGCGGGATCTCCCGCTCTGACATCATAGCCATTCAAATGATGCGGGATCCCGCTTCGCGGTGACCGACATATAGAATATTTCGGTCGGGACGTGCTCTTAACGGGAATCCATTTCTGCTACTACCAACTGCGTCGAAACCTTGCTTACGTGGAATCCTTGCGAAGGTAACTCGGATTTTACGTAGACACCTCGCCGTAGGCGAGTCCGCGCGCGGCGTGACTTCGCAAGGTGGCTCTGCGCACCGAAGCCGCAAACGTCGCAAAAGGCAATGTGTTTATCCATTGCGTCCTCTGCGGTTAAAAGAAGTCGAGGCTCGCCCGGCGAATTGAATCTGAGCCCCTCTGTTTGCACTATTCCAACCCGTAATTATATTCCCTTAACCAGGAGGCTGATATGGGCGATCAAGCCGAAGAAGAGAAACAGGGCGGACAGGTAGCGAAGACTCGCGCCGAACTCCAGCAGGAATTCATGAACGACCTCCAGACAAACGAGAGGTACAAAGCCTTCTTCGAACAGTACACCTCGCATAGTGTGGAATCGTTCATTGAGAGTTACGCCAGTCTTAAATGCGACATCATCGAATACGGGAAGGCAAGCTACAAAAGGGAAGAGGGAAACGCCGAGGACGAGGAAACAACTGCCGCCACTTATCTCTGGCAAATCCAGCAGCGGAAACTCTTCGACCTTCAGTGCCGGTGGCGCGCCGGACTCATAGACCTTCCTGAGATAGAGACGATCTGGGACTTCGATTACTGGGGAGACATGATCCAGGCCTGTCCATTCATACCACCCATCACACAGGAAGAGTTCAATCTCTATCTCGACTATATCATGAGTGACTATTTTGAACCGAGGACGTTTTATTACCACAATTGGCAGAACTACGACACGTTCAAAGCATTGGCTGATGACGATGAATGGGAAGGTTATCCTCAATGGTACGAATACTACGAACGCTTCGCGGGCCCTGCAGACTGGAGGCTTCTTCCGGACGTGCGCGGAGAAAGGGATCACGAATACTTCCATCTTGGAGTATGGGAAGGGTGCGAATCGGTGAGCCACGCCCCGGCCGACAATAGACCGATTCTGGGAACCTGGGACGAAGATCTCCTTGAAGAATTCATAAGAAAGTTCGAGTCGCCGGAAGTTCTGCGATACATGCAGGCATGGAACAGGAAGAGGGACCTAGATGAAGACGATGACCTGGAGATGGCAGTGTACACGCTTCAGCACACTGAAGAGCATGTACCGATGGAGTTCAACGAAAACTGGCGTGATGCAATCATGGCCGCAGCCAGACTGGCCAGGCAGCTCGAGATTACAAAGCGCTGTAAGAGAGCATACGAAGAATACCTCCGCCGCGAGGAGCTTGGGCTCTGCCATGAGCTGCTTCAGGACGAAAAAGATGTGAAGACTCATGAGAAAAGCAGAAGTTACTATCTTGAGATGGTGAGAAAGGGGAGGGAATTGAAGGGGGATAAATCCAAGGACATGTGAGGAGGCTGCGTAGCGGTCGGGGGAAGGCGTACGAGATGAACCCAGAGGCGAAACAGGAGCAGCCGAACTTGTAGCCGCCCTCGCGCATATCTAGTTATTTCGGGCCTGATTTTATGTCCGCTTGGTTGCTGCTGCCGCAGCAATTTGAATCGTGCCGCGAAAGTGGTTATAATGTCAAAAGTCAAGGGATTAGATTTCATTGGAATAGCAGGTGCGGAGTTTCTAATGTCCTTATCGTGCAGCATTCTGGTTCAGAGTTGAACGATGTTATTGCCCGTAAGTCATAACTACCATTATCTCAATACGGATGTGAGCGTTGTTAAAGACGAGAAATTGCTCGCGCTCTTCGGTGAAATTGAAGGGCTTCGGAAAGAAAAGCTTCAAGGCTTTGTTCTGCACTTTTTGACACAATCCCTGCACCCTTTCAGTAAGAACCAGAAGCGGACGCCATTCAAGAAATCCGAATTCTCGACAGAGGAATATTTGAGAAAGAAAGTTAAGGAATTGAAGGAATCAGAGGTCTACAAGTTGTGTATTGATTTGGTCTATTTCTCCCAAAAAGGTCACATAGACGACTATGATGGTACGCAGGTTTATGTCGTGCTGAACAAGACAATCCCTGACATGAAAAAGGGAAGAAAGCAAAGAAAGACAAGCTAGTGGACGGGAAATCTTCAGACGTTAAGCGACAACAACTCGACAGGCTGAAAGTACTCTTTCCTGAAGTCATCTCCGAAGGGAAGATCGACTTTGAAAAGCTCAAGCTTACTTTAGGCGAAGATATAACGGTCGACAACGAACGATATGTGCTCAACTGGGCAGGCAAGTCCGACGCGTTCAGAGCAATTCAGACTCCAACCACGGCGACGCTGAAGCCTCAGCGCGACCAATCAATTGACTTTGACACGACGCAGAACATCTTCATTGAGGGCGAGAACCTCGAAGTTCTGAAGGTGCTTCAGAAATCGTACTACGGAAAGGTGAAGATGATTTACATCGATCCGCCGTACAACACGGGCAACGACAGCTTCATCTATCCTGACAAGTTCAGCGAGAGCAAAGACGAATACTTGAAGCGCATTGGCGACAAAGACGAGGCAGGATACCTTACGAAGGAAGGCTTCTTCAGAAAGAACAGCAAGGAAAATGGGCAATATCATTCCAACTGGCTCTCCATGATGTACCCGCGCCTCTTCCTCGCGAGGAATCTCCTGCGAGAAGACGGCGTAATATTCGTTTCCATTGACGACAACGAGGTACACAACCTGCGGCTCATGATGAACGAGATTTTTGGAGAAGAGAGTCTGATTGCTTCGTTTGTTTGGCATCGAAGGCAAATGGCGGATAGCAGGAATCAGGATCGTGCTTCAACTGACCATGAATATGTGCTTTGCTACAAGAAGGAAACAGGAGTACTTCGCGGAAGGGATATTGACACCGGGAAGTTCTCGAACCCCGACAACGACCCACGCGGGCCGTGGTTCAGTGCTGACTTGACAGGCCTTGCCACGAAGGACAAAAGACCTAATCTGCACTATGATGTAGTGAATCCTCGAACCGGCATAGTTCATCACCCGTCTACGACGCGTGGGTGGTCAGTATCGCAGGAGAAATTTCAAAAGTACATCGAGGAAGATAGAATCCTATGGCCTGCTAAACCAGACGGACGGCCTCGCTTTAAGAAGTTCTTCAATGAGGTTACCGAATTCCAGACGGGCTTCTCTACAATGTTAAAAGTTGGGTTTACAACTGATGGCACCAGAGAGATACAGGAAATTTTCGGAGGGAAAATAATGCCCTTCCCAAAACCCGTGGAGTTGGTAAAAACACTTATACAACAAGCGGCATCGGGAGCCGATATTGTCTTAGACTTCTTCGCAGGCAGTGGGACAACAGCGCAGGCTGTCATGGAACTCAACAAAGAAGACAGCGGGAATAGAAAGTTCATACTGGTACAACTTCCCGAAAAGACGGACGAAGACTCGGAAGCGTATAAGGCGGGCTATAAGACGATTGCGGATATTTGTAAAGAGAGGATAAGAAGAGCAGGACAAAAGATAAAAGGCGAAAAGGCAAAAGAGGAAGGGTTGTTCAAGGGAAAGGAAGTTGATACCGGTTTCAAGGCGTTCACACTCGAACCGTCGAACTTCAAAGTTTGGAGAACGGATACAATGGACAACGGTGATGATCTGGTTAAGCAGATGGACGCCTTTGCCGATCCAACACGTGCAGGCTCAGAGGCAGATGCCATGGCGTGGGAAATACTTGTGAAATCGGGCTATGAGTTGACAACGAAGTTGGAGAAGTTAACCGTCGGCGGTGTCCCAATCTATTCGATTGCTGAGGGCGAAGTTGCGCTTGCACTCGAAAAGATCTCTCGCGACGCAATAGTTGAGATCGGTAAGATGAAGCCAAAGAATTTCATTTGTCTCGACCGCCTTTTCGCCGGGAACGATCAATTGAAAACAAATACCGCATTGCAGATGAAGGATGCGGGGGTGGAGTTTAGGACAATATGAATCGTGATTTACGTGATTCTCATGAATTACATTATTACTTTGATTGTGGAGGATGAATGGAAGACAACGATCTCCAACATATATTCGAGCAGGGGTCTGCGTGGCTCCGTATAGATTTTCATTTGCACACCCACGTAGACAAAGAATTCAAATACAATGGCACTGAGAGTGACTTTATTAATCAATACATCGAAAAACTAAAGAGCGAAAGCATTTCTGTTGCAGTTATTACTAATCATAATAAGTTTTCGCTTTCGGAGTATAAAGCCCTAGCAAAAAAAGGAAGAAAGGAAGGAATTTACGTCCTGCCGGGAGTTGAACTCTCGGTAAATGACGGTGCTAATGGAATCCATACCCTCGTAGTTTTCGATCCAGGCCAATGGTTAGAAAACGCAAACGACCTTATTAACCAGTTTCTCACGACCACTTTTTCTGGAAAAGTTAACTATGAAAACGAAAATGGGAGATCAAACCATGGTCTAACTCAAACCATTGACCTGCTGAACAAGTTTCAAAAGAACTATTTCATTCTAATGGCCCACGTGGAACAGCAGAGCGGTTTCTTAGAAGAGCTTGATGGTGGAAGAATAATTGAGTTCGGAAAGGATCCACTTTTTAGAAAGGCTGTCTTGGGTTTTCAAAAGGTTCGAAGCAAAGAAAAGTTGGATCGCCTAACGCAGTGGTTCAATAATGAGTTGCCAGCTCGTATCGAAGGGTCAGATCCAAAATCGATAGATGAAATTGGGAAGGGTGAAAAGACATTCATCAAGATTGGCGCATATGACTTCGATGTGGTGAAGTATGCTTTGATGGATTGGAAATATCGAGTTGGGAAGGAAATTCCTTTACTGAATCAAGCGTACGTAAAATCTATTTCTTTCATCACCAGCAAACAGGACATCAAACAAATATGTCTTAGCCCTGAAATGAATAACTTAATCGGGATACGAGGTAGCGGAAAATCTACGCTCCTTGAAACGCTTCGTTATGCGCTGGACATAATGTTAGATAATACTCGTGTTGACGAAAAGTATAAGAATGACCTTATTTCAAATTTTCTCGGTAGTGGGGGGAAAACAAGAACAGAAATAGTCGATCACCAAGGCAATTCGATAGTTGCTGAAAAGATTCTTGGAGATAGAACGAACGTGTACGTGAATGGGACGCTAAATCCTAGTTTGAAAATATCCGGCATCTTGAAAAAGCCGCTATATTTTGGGCAAAAGGACTTATCCAGTATCAAGGGATCGAATAGCATTGAAAGTTTGATTAATCAATTAATCGGTGAGAAAGTCAAGGGTCATCGCCAGAGGATCGAAGACAAGAATTCTGAAGTTGTGAATATTCTCAATGATATTTCGCGGCAGAACAGAACCCTTGCTCTTGGACCTGATCTCGAATCCCAAAAAGCAAGTTTGGAACATACGCTGAAGGCGTTTTCTGACAATGAAGTTGACAAGAAGCTGAACAAACAGGTTGAGTTTGATAAGGATGCTAGCCGTCTTAAGAATCTGATAGACTTTGAACGTGATATTATGTCCGGCTTAGAAGAATTCATCTCCAATTATAGCGGTAGCTTTAAATCTTACATTGGCTATCAATCGAAGGAGAACGCCGACATTATCGAGAGTGCCCATCAATCATTTACCAATTTTTCTAACCTCTTCAATCAGTTGTCTGCTCTCCTATCTCAAATGAGAAAAGAACATATAGCCCTTTCTTTGATTGAGAAGCAATTCCAAACGAAATATGAGGATCTGAAGGAGGAGTTTTCTAAGATCAAGAGAGAAATAAACCTACCAAATGTTCAAGCAGATGATTATGTGAAGTTTAGAAAAGATTTGGAAAACACTAATTTCAAATTAGGAGAGCTTGAAAGGGTCAAAGCTAGATACGTTGAGATGCAAAGACAATTGGTAGTCTCTCTTACAGAGCTTCAATCGCTTTGGAACGAGGAATATGTTGTTGTTAGCGAAGAAATTCAAAAAATAAACATGGATCAGTCTTCAATTAGAATTGAAATGAAATTCAAGGGAGATAAGGGTCAGTTCAAAGAATTCTTAAAAGACAACCTACGGGGAACAGGCATAAGAGATACGAACATCCAAACGTTAGTAGAGAGCTACTCTGATCCCATTGAAATTTATCGGGACTTGAACGAAGCATCGAGTACTACAAAAGTGAACAATATATTATCAGGTGGTGGTCAATTGGTCTCATTCAAAACTCGGTTTGAAGAAAATCTCCCAACGTTTTTGACATACCGCGTTCCCGACTACTTTGAGATATTTTATAAAGCCAAACCGCTTGCTGAACACTCTCTAGGCCAGAGGGCTTCTGCCCTGATTATTTTCCTTCTGTCTCTGAAGGAGAATGACATTATCATCATAGACCAGCCTGAAGACGACCTTGATAATCAGACGATCTATGACGACGTGATCCGAGTCTTGCGGGATCTCAAGACTAAAACCCAGTTTATATTTGCGACACATAATCCGAACATACCTGTTCTAGGTGATTCGGAACAAATAATAAGTTGTCGCTACGAAAACAAAAAAATTTCTGCGATCATCGGAAGCATTGACAATATAGACATTCGAAAACACATCGTGATGATTATGGAAGGTGGAGAAGAGGCATTCGAGAAAAGAAAGATGATATACGAACTATGGAACCAATAGAATTACTAGATTTAATAAGCAAAGGTGAGAACAGTAAAATTCAATTCAAAGAACGTGTCCTTGATGCTTACAGCATAGCTACAGAGATGGTAGCTTTTTCCAATTCAGCGGGTGGATTGATAGTCGTAGGGGTAAATGACAAGACAGGTACTTTGAACGGACTGACCTTCCAGGAACTGCAGGTCACGAATCAATTGCTGTCGAACGCAGCTTCCGATAACGTCAAGAGACCAATAACAATCTTCACTGAAACAGTTTCGGTCTCTGGAAATAATTTGGTGGTAGTTCAAATTAACGAAGGAAGAGACAAACCCTACAGGGACAACAAGGGAATTATCTGGATTAAGAATGGCTCAGATAAACGAAAGGTTGTTTCCAACGACGAGTTGCTTCGATTATTACAGAGTAGTGGCAATATCGCTGCGGACGAACAAGCTGTTGAGAATACAACGTTGAACGATATTGATACGGACTTCTTTAAGAAATTTGTCGAAAGGAAAACGGGAAAAAAACTTGATGAGTTAGGTCAACCATTGCCAAAGATCTTAAGCAACATGGGATTTGCATCAGGTGATCAACTTACGCTTGCTGGGTTGCTGTTGTTTGGCAAGAGACCACAGGCATTTAAGCCTATGTTTACTGTGCAGTGCGTTGCGTTTGTCGGCAACGACCTATCTGGCACCGAATTCAGAGACAAGGCAGAGCCGATGGAAGGCAACTTGGATCTCCTCTTTGAAAAATCGATGTCCTTCATCATTAGAAACCTGCGCAAGATTCAGGCTGGAGGCTCATTTAACACTATTGGAGAATTGGAGATTCCGAGAGGTTCAATAGAAGAATTAGTGGTAAATGCTCTGATTCATCGCGACTATTTCATCCGAGCAGATGTCAAGATCTTTATCTTTGACAATAGGATTGAAATAATTAGCCCGGGTAAGTTACCTAATACACAGACTATTGATAAGATAAAAGCCGGAACCTCAATTGTGCGCAATTCGATCCTTTTCTCAAATGCAAGGTATGTCCTCCCCTATGTAGGTATCGGTAGCGGCATACCTAGAGCTTTGAGTTTCTACTCGGATATCGAATTCATTAATGATACGGACAGGGAACTATTTAAGGTAATGATTCAGAGACCGCAACCTGTTTGAATGAAACTCCAATTCGATTCACATCAGGATTTTCAAATACAAGCGATCCAGTCTGTCGTTGACGTATTCGAAGGACAGCCTTTGAGCGCGGGCGACTACGAATTCTCACTTCAACAAGCGGATACAAGTCTTGCATTCACAGAGAATGGCGTAGGCAACGCGATCAGACTCACCGAGCAGGAAATATTAAAGAACGTCCGCTCTCTCCAGAAACGAAATGGAATAGAAGAGTCCTCCCAATTAAAAGGCGTCAACTTCTCCGTTGAGATGGAAACTGGTACGGGCAAGACGTATGTTTATCTTCGCACCATCTATGAACTCAATAAGACTTACGGCTTCAAGAAGTTCATTATCGTCGTGCCGAGCATCGCCATCCGGGAAGGGGTTCTCAAAAATCTCCAGATTACACATGAGCACTTCCAAAGCCTTTACAATCGCGTTCCTTTAACATACACCGTCTATGACTCCAAGAATGTCTCAGCTTTGCGCGGCTTTGCCTTGAGCAATACGATCCAGGTACTCGTGATCAACATCGATTCTTTTGCCAAGGATGAGAATATCATTAACAAGCCGAATGACAAGCTTACTGGGAAGCGACCGATTGAATTCATTCAATACACAAATCCTATTGTCATCGTGGATGAGCCGCAGAACATGGAGACTGACCTCCGGAAGCAGGCAATCGCTAACCTCAAACCATCATGTACTCTTAGATATTCCGCAACGCATCGGGATGTTTATAATCTTGTCTATAAACTCACTCCTGTGAAAGCCTATGACCTTGGATTGGTAAAGCAGATTGAAGTCGATTCGGTAGTCAGCGAGGACAGTTTCAACCAGGCGTTCGTGAAGCTGGAAGGAATAAAAACACAGAAGACGAGGATCAGTGCAAAGCTTACTTTCGACTATGAGGGAGCCAGCGGAGTTCTGCGCAAAACCGCGTACGTCCGTAACGGCGACAACATGTACGACCTTTCGAACAAACGTGAGATGTACCGTGAAGGATACGTTGTCAATGAGATTAACGCTGAAGAAGGCTTCGTCGAGTTCTCAAATGGGACAAGACTTGAAGTCGGACAAACATTGGGCGGTCTGCGGGACGACATAATGAAAGTCCAGATCAGAAAGACGATCGAAGAGCACTTCCGAAAAGAGGCGATCCTTAAACCTAGAGGAATTAAGGTATTGTCGCTCCTTTTCATAGACAAGGTGAAAAACTACAGGTCGTATGATGAAGGAACAACCTCAAAAGGAAAGTTCGCATTGTGGTTCGAGGAGTTGTTCGATGAATACGCGAACAAAGAGGAGTACAACGGGCTCATCCCTTACGACGTGGCGCGGGTTCACAACGGCTACTTTGCCCAGGATAAGAAGGGGATCTTAAAGGACTCTCGTGAAGGCAGAACATCCGAAATCGATGCAGAAGCTTACGAACTGATTATGAAGGACAAAGAAAGGCTGCTTGACTTGAATGAGCCGCTTAGATTTATTTTCAGTCATTCCGCGCTAAGAGAAGGCTGGGACAGCCCGAATGTCTTCCAGCTTTGCACACTCAATGAAACCACCTCGGAGCTTAAGAAGCGTCAGGAAATAGGAAGAGGGCTGCGGCTTGCAGTAAACTCGGATGGGAATAGGGTATTCGACAAGGCTGTAAATAGGCTGACAGTTATCGCCAATGAGAGGTATGAGCAATTCGCAAAGAAGCTCCAGAAAGAAATTGAGGATGATACAGGCGAGAAATTCGAAGGACGAATAAAGAACAAGAACGATAAGAAGAAAGTAACTCTCCGCAAAGGTTACGAAGTAGACCCGATGTTCATTGAGCTGTGGCAGCACATACGTCAGAAGACCACGTACAGAGTGGAATACCAGACCGAGGAGTTGATCCGCGAAGCCGCCAACCGGGTCAGCAAGATGGAGGAGATCCTTCCCCCGCGAATTGTTGCACAACGCACGACGGTTGTCATGGATTCAGGCGGCTTGTCGGGAGAGATCGCCTCAACCAAGTTCTATTCGCCCGAATATGGCACCGTGGCGATCCCCGATATCGTTGGATACATTGAACAAAGAACTCATCTTACCCGGTCAACGATAAGGGAGATTCTTCGCAAGTCTGGAAGACTCCTCGATTGCCTGAAGAATCCTCAGCTGTTTCTTGAAAACACAGTTCACGAGATAAGGACCAAGTTGGAATCCATAATGGTCGAGGGAGTGAAGTACCAGAAGATAGAGAACGAATACTATGAGATGCGGCAATTCGCGTCGGACGAAATCGAGGAATACCTGACGAATCTTTACAGTGTTAAGAACAAAGAGAAGACCATCTTCGATAACATAGAGATAGATTCGCTTTCAGAGACTGAACGCAAGTTTGCAAAGGCGTGCGACGACAGCGATGACGTAGAGTTCTTCTTGAAGCTTCCGCGCTGGTTTGAGATAGAAACGCCGGTTGGAAAATACAGACCCGATTGGGCTTTGATGTTGAAGAAAGAAAAGCGGCTTTACTTCGTTGCAGAAACCAAATCGACGCTAGATAAATCCAAGCGCCTTGAAAGCGAAAACCAGAAGATCGAATGCGGGAAGAAACATTTTGCCCAACTCAAGGAAGTTCATTTTACAGAGGCGACAAAGCTTGAAGACGTAGAAAGGGAGGCGAGTCAGCTCAAGTAGGGCAAGCCGTCGAACAAGCTTATGGCCGCATGCCTGCAATCCAATAGTGGGACCGAAATCAAAGGAGGATATCATGCCAAGTTACACAGTGCGAGTCGAACTGCACACCGGTACTGAGCAGGATTATGAAGAACTTCACGGTTACATGGAAGCGCAGGGGTTTGAGCGCACGATTACCGGTGATGACAAAAAAGAGTGCAAAATGCCACCGGCCGAGTATGTTATGCGAAATGTGGGAATCGGCATTGATATCGTCTTATCGAAAGCGAATAACGCTGCTGCACTTACGTTCAAATCTCACGCCGTTTTAGTTTCAGAGACGACCCAATGGAAGTGGATCAACCTCGACACAGTCTAGCATTACGAGCAATAAAGGTTCGTTCGACAATTTACTGGAGGGAAAAATGCTTTACTCGATCCATGGGCCATATGAGATTCCAAGGCAGAACACAGTCGTAGATCGTAGCGCCGAAGCCTTGACCGACCTCTGGCAAGAGATCGAGGATAACTACGAGGGACTCCCAGAAGGATGCGGTTGCTACCTTTTCGCGTTGAGGGCCGGAAAGGGGATTACCCCATGGTATGTCGGCGTCGCCGAGAAGCAGTCCTTTCAACGAGAGTGTTTTTCACCTCATAAGATCAGTATCTATAACGACGTGCTTGACGAATGGAAGGGGACGCCGCTTCTGTACCTTGTGGCGCGAAATACTCCCGAAGCGCGATTCTCAGCGCCAAGCCGCAGGGGGCATCCATCTGCCAGGTATTTGGAATTAATTCTCATCAGCAGAGCCATGGAGAAGAATCCAGAGCTCATGAACAAGAGAGACACCAAGCTCTTGCGAGACATGGTTGTTCCGACCATTCTCAATTCCCCTCCGGGCCGCCGCACTCTGGATGAAGAAGAGTTTCTATTGGCCTTGCAGTAGGCATGGACTTCTAAAATTGGAGTTGCTGACTAT
This DNA window, taken from Candidatus Kryptoniota bacterium, encodes the following:
- a CDS encoding site-specific DNA-methyltransferase, translating into MDGKSSDVKRQQLDRLKVLFPEVISEGKIDFEKLKLTLGEDITVDNERYVLNWAGKSDAFRAIQTPTTATLKPQRDQSIDFDTTQNIFIEGENLEVLKVLQKSYYGKVKMIYIDPPYNTGNDSFIYPDKFSESKDEYLKRIGDKDEAGYLTKEGFFRKNSKENGQYHSNWLSMMYPRLFLARNLLREDGVIFVSIDDNEVHNLRLMMNEIFGEESLIASFVWHRRQMADSRNQDRASTDHEYVLCYKKETGVLRGRDIDTGKFSNPDNDPRGPWFSADLTGLATKDKRPNLHYDVVNPRTGIVHHPSTTRGWSVSQEKFQKYIEEDRILWPAKPDGRPRFKKFFNEVTEFQTGFSTMLKVGFTTDGTREIQEIFGGKIMPFPKPVELVKTLIQQAASGADIVLDFFAGSGTTAQAVMELNKEDSGNRKFILVQLPEKTDEDSEAYKAGYKTIADICKERIRRAGQKIKGEKAKEEGLFKGKEVDTGFKAFTLEPSNFKVWRTDTMDNGDDLVKQMDAFADPTRAGSEADAMAWEILVKSGYELTTKLEKLTVGGVPIYSIAEGEVALALEKISRDAIVEIGKMKPKNFICLDRLFAGNDQLKTNTALQMKDAGVEFRTI
- a CDS encoding histidinol-phosphatase, with protein sequence MEDNDLQHIFEQGSAWLRIDFHLHTHVDKEFKYNGTESDFINQYIEKLKSESISVAVITNHNKFSLSEYKALAKKGRKEGIYVLPGVELSVNDGANGIHTLVVFDPGQWLENANDLINQFLTTTFSGKVNYENENGRSNHGLTQTIDLLNKFQKNYFILMAHVEQQSGFLEELDGGRIIEFGKDPLFRKAVLGFQKVRSKEKLDRLTQWFNNELPARIEGSDPKSIDEIGKGEKTFIKIGAYDFDVVKYALMDWKYRVGKEIPLLNQAYVKSISFITSKQDIKQICLSPEMNNLIGIRGSGKSTLLETLRYALDIMLDNTRVDEKYKNDLISNFLGSGGKTRTEIVDHQGNSIVAEKILGDRTNVYVNGTLNPSLKISGILKKPLYFGQKDLSSIKGSNSIESLINQLIGEKVKGHRQRIEDKNSEVVNILNDISRQNRTLALGPDLESQKASLEHTLKAFSDNEVDKKLNKQVEFDKDASRLKNLIDFERDIMSGLEEFISNYSGSFKSYIGYQSKENADIIESAHQSFTNFSNLFNQLSALLSQMRKEHIALSLIEKQFQTKYEDLKEEFSKIKREINLPNVQADDYVKFRKDLENTNFKLGELERVKARYVEMQRQLVVSLTELQSLWNEEYVVVSEEIQKINMDQSSIRIEMKFKGDKGQFKEFLKDNLRGTGIRDTNIQTLVESYSDPIEIYRDLNEASSTTKVNNILSGGGQLVSFKTRFEENLPTFLTYRVPDYFEIFYKAKPLAEHSLGQRASALIIFLLSLKENDIIIIDQPEDDLDNQTIYDDVIRVLRDLKTKTQFIFATHNPNIPVLGDSEQIISCRYENKKISAIIGSIDNIDIRKHIVMIMEGGEEAFEKRKMIYELWNQ
- a CDS encoding RNA-binding domain-containing protein; amino-acid sequence: MEPIELLDLISKGENSKIQFKERVLDAYSIATEMVAFSNSAGGLIVVGVNDKTGTLNGLTFQELQVTNQLLSNAASDNVKRPITIFTETVSVSGNNLVVVQINEGRDKPYRDNKGIIWIKNGSDKRKVVSNDELLRLLQSSGNIAADEQAVENTTLNDIDTDFFKKFVERKTGKKLDELGQPLPKILSNMGFASGDQLTLAGLLLFGKRPQAFKPMFTVQCVAFVGNDLSGTEFRDKAEPMEGNLDLLFEKSMSFIIRNLRKIQAGGSFNTIGELEIPRGSIEELVVNALIHRDYFIRADVKIFIFDNRIEIISPGKLPNTQTIDKIKAGTSIVRNSILFSNARYVLPYVGIGSGIPRALSFYSDIEFINDTDRELFKVMIQRPQPV
- a CDS encoding DEAD/DEAH box helicase family protein, with amino-acid sequence MKLQFDSHQDFQIQAIQSVVDVFEGQPLSAGDYEFSLQQADTSLAFTENGVGNAIRLTEQEILKNVRSLQKRNGIEESSQLKGVNFSVEMETGTGKTYVYLRTIYELNKTYGFKKFIIVVPSIAIREGVLKNLQITHEHFQSLYNRVPLTYTVYDSKNVSALRGFALSNTIQVLVINIDSFAKDENIINKPNDKLTGKRPIEFIQYTNPIVIVDEPQNMETDLRKQAIANLKPSCTLRYSATHRDVYNLVYKLTPVKAYDLGLVKQIEVDSVVSEDSFNQAFVKLEGIKTQKTRISAKLTFDYEGASGVLRKTAYVRNGDNMYDLSNKREMYREGYVVNEINAEEGFVEFSNGTRLEVGQTLGGLRDDIMKVQIRKTIEEHFRKEAILKPRGIKVLSLLFIDKVKNYRSYDEGTTSKGKFALWFEELFDEYANKEEYNGLIPYDVARVHNGYFAQDKKGILKDSREGRTSEIDAEAYELIMKDKERLLDLNEPLRFIFSHSALREGWDSPNVFQLCTLNETTSELKKRQEIGRGLRLAVNSDGNRVFDKAVNRLTVIANERYEQFAKKLQKEIEDDTGEKFEGRIKNKNDKKKVTLRKGYEVDPMFIELWQHIRQKTTYRVEYQTEELIREAANRVSKMEEILPPRIVAQRTTVVMDSGGLSGEIASTKFYSPEYGTVAIPDIVGYIEQRTHLTRSTIREILRKSGRLLDCLKNPQLFLENTVHEIRTKLESIMVEGVKYQKIENEYYEMRQFASDEIEEYLTNLYSVKNKEKTIFDNIEIDSLSETERKFAKACDDSDDVEFFLKLPRWFEIETPVGKYRPDWALMLKKEKRLYFVAETKSTLDKSKRLESENQKIECGKKHFAQLKEVHFTEATKLEDVEREASQLK